The genomic segment CCCGGCCATGACGACGGCGTCGTACGGCTCCTCGTAGGTCCGCAGGGTGTCGAGGACGGCGGCGGCGGACAGGTAGCTGTCGAGCCAGCCCTCCGCGGACTCGGGCCCCCAGGCGGGGGTCAGTCCGGTCACGGTGGTGCCCGGGCCTGCGGCGGCCCGGGCACCTCGGACGATCTCCTCGGTCATTCCCTGCGTCGTGTTGCAGTTCGTGACGACGATGCGCACGCTCAGCCCTCCACGGCCGCGGACCCGACAGCGCCGCCCGCACCGGCCGGCTCGGCAGCCGCGGGCTCCACCGCGGCCCGCTCGTCCCGGCACAGCACGGCGTACAGTCCGGCGGCCAGCGCCGTACCGATGAACCAGGAGTACGGCGCGACCGCGCTGAAGGTCGTGACCAGGGCGAGGACCGCCGAGACCGCGGCGGCCGGCAGGAACGCCCACAGGGCCTTGGGGTTGACACCCTTGCGGTAGTAGTAGCGGGAGCCGGGCTCGGCGTTGAAGAGTTCGTCGACGTCGATCCGGCCGCGCTTGACCCAGAAGTAGTCGAGCATGATCACGCCGAACAGCGGTCCGAGGAAGGCGCCCAGGCCGCCGAGGAAGTACTGCACGACCGTGGGGTTGGAGAAGAGGTTCCACGGGGTCACGACCAGCGCCGCGACCGTGCTGATCATGCCGCCGACCTTGAAGGTGATCTTCTGCGGCCAGACGTTGGCGAGGTCGTACGCCGGGGAGACGAAGTTGGCGACGATGTTGACGCCCATGGTGGCGATGGCGAAGGTCAGGGCGCCCAGGACGAGGATCCAGGTGTTGCCGATCTCGGCGACGAGGTGGGCCGGGTCGGTGATGGCCTTGCCGAAGACCTCGATCGATCCCGCTGTGACGATGACGGACACCACCACGAAGGCGGTCGAGTTGATGGGCAGGCCCCAGAAGTTGCCTCGCTTGACCGTCCGGTAGTCCGGCGCGAAGCGGGAGAAGTCGCAGAAGTTGAGCATCAGCGTGCCGTAGGTGGCGAGGACCAGCCCGATCGCGCCGAACCACTGCCGCCACTGCTCGCCGACGGAGACCGGGTTCGGGGTCGAGGTGAGGGAGATGGTCCAGCCGGCCTTGGCGAGGATCCAGACGGCCAGCGCGATCATGACGAGCCAGATGGCGGGACCGCAGAAGTCCTGGAACTTGCGGACCGACTCCATGCCCTGGCTGATGATCAGCGCCTGGACGAGCCAGAGGGCGACGAAGGTGATCCAGCCGAGCTGGTGCAGGCCGAGGAAGGAGTTGTGGGTCCAGGACTCCAGGCCCGGCCAGGCGGCCAGCAGCATGATGTTGACCGCGACGGACGCGAGGTAGGTCTGGATGCCGTACCACATGATGGCGATCACGGCCCGGATGAGGGCCGGGATGTTGGCGCCCCAGACGCCGAAGCTGATGCGGCTGACGACGGGGAAGGGCACGCCGTGGCGCTGCCCGATCTTCCCCATCCAGTTCATGCCGATGTAGATGATCACGAAGCCGACGAGCAGCGATGTGAACACCTGCCAGACGTTCATGCCGAGGACGAGCAGGCCCGCGGCGAACGTGTAGTTGCCGAGGTTGTGGACGTCGGACATCCACAGGGCGAAGAGGTCGAAGACCTTCCAGTTCCGCTTCTCGGCGGGGGCGAGGTCTTCGTTGGTGAGGCGGGGGTCGGGGACGAACGCTGTGGTGCCGGTGGCTTCGACACTGTCGGCGAGGGACACGGGGCCTCCAGGAGCGAGAGGAGACGAGGGTAGGTGGAGGGGACGGGTGCGGGACCGGCGTGGGGGACCAGGAGGGCACCTCGGGTTGTTTGGTATACCAAACTGCGCTCATACTCCTCCCGTCAACCGTTCGGACCGATGTCGCCGTGGTTAACGCCCCGTAAAACACCCTCCGAGTCGGCGAAGATTGCTCCATGAGCTCTCTTGCTCCGGAAGGAGCGAAGATCGAACCCCTCGGGGCGGTGCGCGAGCGCGTCCTGGGCACCCTGCGGCAGGACATCATCGCGGGACGCCTCCGCCCGGGCGACCGGCTGGTGGAGCGTGAGCTGGCCGACCGCTTCGGGGTCTCCCGGGTCCCGGTCCGTGAGGCGATCCGCGCACTGGTCGCCGAGGGCTTCGTCCTCTTCGAGACCCCGCGCCGCACGGTCGTCCGCCGTCTCACCCCGGCGGACGTGGCGGAACTCTTCGAACTGCGCGAGGCGCTGGAGGTGTACGCCGCAGGCCTCGCCGCCTCCCGCGCCACCCCGGAATCCCTCGCGGAGCTGTCGGCCCTGCTCGACCGGGCGGCGGAGGCGACCCGCGCCGGGGACGCCGAGACGATCACCGACGTCAACACCCGTTTCCACGACCGCATCCTCGCCCTGGCCGGCAACAGCCTGCTCATCTCCGTCATGGAGCCGGTCGACGGCCGCCTGCGCTGGCTGACCCGCCAGAACACCGAATGGCCCCAACTCCTCACCGAGCACCGTGAGTTGTTCGACGCCATCGCCTCCGGCGACCCCGACCGCGCCCGCGCGCACGCCCTCACCCACGTCCGCACCAACTACCGGTCGACCGTGCGGCACCTGTTCGGCGAGGACAGCGCCATCGGCACCTACGGCGAAGGAGGCACGGGCGGCGGGCCGTAACTCCGGTGCCCCGTGAGCACCGCTCCACCTGCACTCTGCCGACCGTCGGCCCGGGTGTGCGCCAGAGCGGTCAGGAAGTAGGCACGGTCAGCAGACGTGGGCGATTGAGCGGGGACCGCAAGCGTGGGCGTCGACGCACTCAAGGCAGCGGCGCGGAGCCCGAACAGTGGCCCGTGGGCAGCGGCGCGGCGCGCGGGCAGCGGCGCGCGGGCAGCGGCGCGGCGCGCGGGCAGTGGCGCGGCGGACCCCCCGCTGGACACTCCGTAACCCCCGTCACGGCACCGCACGTGGCGGACGCCGAGCGGATCGCGGGCGACTACGACGGCCGCACACCCGACAGCACCGGGCACATCGCGATGGTCGGGCAGGTCAGGAGGCTGGGGACACCGTGACCGGGGTGAAGAGCGGGGGCGACGCGGTACGCCGTCGAGGTCGTCGCCATGGCCCCGCCCCGCATGGCCCCTCTCGACGGGCCACGCCGTCTGCCCCCGGATACCGGACGCGCGTTCGGGACCGCCCCCGGCGTCCTCGCGTCCCTCAGCCCTTGGCGTACTTGTCCGTCGCCTCCACCAGCGCCGCCGCCAGGTCCGGCGCGCCCGCGTTGTGTCCCACGTCGTCGATGAGGACCAACTCGCTGCCGGGCCAGGCGTGGTGGAGGCGCCAGACGATGCCGAGGAGGTTGCCGGGGTCGAGGCTGCCCTGGACGAGGGTGCCCGGGATCCCGTTGAGCCGGGACGCGTCGCGCAGGACGGCTCCGTCGTCGCCGCCCTCGCCGAAGAAGTGGCCGTTGCCCCAGTAGTGGGTGACCGTGCGGGCGAAGGAGTAGCGGAAGACCGGGTCCTCGTAGCGTGGCACGGAGCGGGGCGGCTGCGCCGCGATGGCCGTCTCCCAGTCGGTCCAGGCGCGCGCCGCCCGGGCCCGTACCGCCGCGTCGGGCGACTCGAGCAGCCGGTTGTACGCGGCCGGCAGGTTCCCGTCCCGCTCGTCCTCGGGCAGCTCGGCCAGGAACCGTTCGAAGGCCTCCGGGAAGAACTGTCCGAGTCCCCTGGTCAGCAGGGCGACTTCGGCGTCGGACCCCGTGGCGACCCCCGTGAGGACCAGCTCCGTCACGGACTCCGGATGCGTCTGCGCGTACCGCAGGCCGAGCGCCGACCCCCACGACACGCCCCACACCAGCCACCGGACGATCCCCAGGTGCCGCCGCAACAGCTCCAGATCGGCGATCAGACGATCCGTCGTGTTGACGCTCATGTCGGTCTCGTACGCGCTCGCCGACGGCGTCGAACGTCCGCATCCGCGCTGGTCGAACAGGACGATCCGGTACGCCTCGGGGTCGAAGAGCCGGCGGAACCAGGCGTTCGCCCGGGACCCCGGCCCGCCGTGCAGCATGACAGCGGGCTTGCCCCGCGGATTCCCGCAGACCTCCCAGTACACGCGGTTGCCGTCCCCGACGTCGAGCATGCCGTGGTCGTACGGTTCGATCTCCGGGTAGAGGGGCATTGTGCGACCCTAACCGGCGTCCGACGGCTCGGCACCCGGCTTTGCGTCGGCCCGACCGCTCCCGGACCGCCCCGGCTACGGCGTGACGCCCAGCCCCGCCGACTTCCCCGCCGTACGCAGGACCTCGCGCAGCATGGCGGGGGTCAGCCGACCGGTGAAGGTGTTGCGCTGGCTCACGTGGAAGCAGCCGAAGAGGTCGAGCCCGTCGAGCGGCACGTGGGTGCCGTGGCCGAAGACGGGCCGGGGCCGGGGCACGTCCCACCCGGCCTCGGTGAGCGCGGGCAGCGCGGCCTGCCAGCCGAAGGCCCCGAGCACGACCACCGCCCGCAGCGTCGGCCGCAGCAGCTCCAACTCCCGGACCAGCCACGGCCGGCAGGTGTTCCGCTCCTCGGGCGTCGGCTTGTTCGCGGGCGGCGCGCAGTGCACGGGTGAGGTGATCCGTACGCCGTACAGCTCCAGTCCGTCGTCCACGGCGACGGCCGTGCCGCGCGAGGCCAGCCCCACGTCGTGCAGCGCCGCGTACAGCACGTCGCCCGAGCGGTCGCCGGTGAACATCCGCCCCGTCCGGTTCGCCCCGTGCGCGGCGGGGGCGAGCCCGACGATCAGCAGCGCGGCGTCGGGCGGCCCGAAGCCCGGTACCGGCCGCCCCCAGTACTCCTCGTCGGCGAACGCGGCCCGCCTGGTGCGCGCCACCTCTTCCCGCCATTCGACCAGCCGGGGACAGGCCCGGCACCCGGTGATCCGCGCATCGAGCGCGGCCAGCCCCGTGGCCTCGCCACCACCACCACCGCCGCTGCCACCGTCCATGGCTCCACGGTACGTCCGGTGATCGCCTCCCCTGTGCGGCCGGCCGGGAGCTAAGGTCGAGGCATGGCTTCTGAACGTACGGAGGAGCGGACGGGCGGTCCGGAGACCACGCAGCGTGGCTCCGACGGCTCGGCGGCGGCGTCCGCCGAGGCCGCCCGGCCGGCGAACGGCGAGACCGTGCGCATCGACAGCTGGGTCTGGTCCGTCCGCCTGGTCAAGACCCGCTCGATGGCCGCCACCGCCTGCCGGGGCGGCCATGTCCGCGTCAACGGGGAACGCGTCAAGCCCGCGTACGCGGTGCGCGTCGGCGACGAGGTACGGCTCCGCCAGGCCGGGGGCCACGAGCGGGTCGTCGTCGTCAAGCGTCTGATCCGCAAGCGGGTCGGCGCACCCGTCGCCGCCGAGTGCTACGTCGACAACTCCCCGCCGCCCCCGCCCCGCGAGGCCACCGCCCCCGCAGGCATCCGCGACCGAGGCACCGGCCGACCCACCAAACGCGACCGCCGCGATCTGGAACGCCTCCGGGGCCTGGCCGAGGCCGCGAACGCCGAGCGCCATCGCCGCGAGCCCGGGTAGGCGCGCCGACCGGCCGAGGACATCGCCGAGGGGCTTCCCGGTGGTCGTCGGGAAGCCCCTCGGCGATGCCCGCCCGCCCGCGCGAGCGTGGCCGCAGCCGTCACGCCCCCCGTCGCACCCATCGCCTCAGCCCGGCCACGTCCTGGCGCCGTACCCAGGCGATCAGGGCGAGCGGAACGATCAGGATGAGCGGTGTCGCCGCGTACTCCCCGTCGAAGGCGGTGATCTGCGTGATGAACGCCCCCACCATCAGCGCGCCCAGCGACACCGCCGCGACCGGGGCCAGCGCGGGGATCAACAGGCCGATGGCACCGGCCAGTTCGAGCGCACCGATGGTGTACATCCCCGCGCTGCCCCAGCCGAGCGTGTCGAAGGACTCCACGGCCGACGGGTGCGCGATCAGCTTGGGCAGCGCGCTCGCGAACGCGTAGAACAGCGCGAGCACGATCTGCAGCGCGCGCAGCGAGATCCGTGCGCCCTTGCTGCGAGGGGTGTCCTTCGTACCGGCGGCCGAAGTGGTGACGGCCGTGACGGGAGCGGAGGTGACGGGAGCGGTGGTCTCGGACATGGGTTCTCCTGTGCGAAGCGGTTCCGTGGTGCTGTCGCAGAGGTAGACCGGGGCACTCCCCCGAACTCATCGCCGCCCGCCGAACATTCACGCCGGGATCCCCGGCTCCCCCCGCGCCCCGCCGTCAGCCGCTCATCCCGCCGGCACCACCTTCACCCACACCCGGTCCTCCGTCAGATACCGGTCCACCCTCAGCCCCGCCTCCCCCAGCGCCTCCTCGAACTGCTCCTTGGTCAGCGGTCGCGCCCGGAACGTCTGGGTCCATTCGCCGTCCGGGAAGAAGTACTCCACGAACACCGAGTTGACCCCGTCCCCGACCGGTTCGGCCGAGGCCACGCGGATGGTGAAACCTCGGGGGTCGACCCGCTCCCGGGGCACGTTCGTGTGGTAGTCCTCACCCTCGCGCTGGATCAGCACGAAGCCGTCGTCCGCGACATGCCGCAGACAGGTCGCGAGCATCCCGCGCCGCACCTCGGCGTCCCCGGTATGGACGAGGAACGACGCGAGCAGCACCACGTCGAACTTCTCGCCCAGGTCGAGCTCCTCGATCGGGGCGCATATCGTGCGGGCCCCCCGCACCCGTTCCAGCATCTCCGCCGACTCGTCGACGGCCGTGACGGTGAACCCCCGCTCGATCAGGGGGTGCGTCATACGGCCCACCCCGCTGCCCAGTTCGAGCATGCGCGCACCCGCGGGTGCCACGCCCGCGATCACCTCCGGCTCGTCCCCCACCGGCAGCCGCGCGTACAGCTCGACCGCGCAGCCGTCCGGGGTGATGGCGCCGGATCCGGTCCCCTCGTATCCCTCACGCATCTGAATGCTCATATCCGTCCAACGGCCGGGCGGACACGGGCCGTTCCTGTCACCCATCACCCGATGGGGTGAACATGACCGCCACTCCGCGCCACTCCGCGCCGGTCGCGCCGGTCGCGCCGGTCGCACCTCACCAGGGGAACCACCCGTGCCCGCTGTACCAGTGCCCACCCGCGCGCAGATGGTCGGCGACGGCCCGTTCCAGACGCGTGCCGCGCGGCAATGACTCCACCGGCAGGTCCGGGTCCCCGAACACGAAGCGGATCGGCAGGTCGTCCTCGGGTTCGCCGTTGCCGCGGGCGACCCGGAACCGGTCCTGGAACCGGACGATGTTGGAGTCCGCCGGCAGGTACCGCTTCAACTGCGGGTCGAGGAGCCAGGAGTGGCAGCAGCCCGCCGTGTAGCTCTCCTCGGGGAAGTGCCGCGCGAAGAAGGCGCGGGCCGACGCCAGCGACCGGTCACAGGCCTCCGGTGACAGGGGTCCGGCGTAGTCGGGTATGTGCAGGTCGAGGCACGGGTCCCCGGGCCGCAGCGCGAGGCCGGCCGCCGCCAGCGCGACACCCTCGCGTCCGCCCATCCGCGACCGCTGGTACTGGAGCCGGCCGAGCTGGAACAGCTCTCCGTGGAAGTGCAGCGAGAACCAGGTCGGCGCCATGAGCCCGCCCACGCCGTACCGCCGGCGGTGCAGCACCAGGCCGCGGCCGAGGTCCGCGAGGGTGCGCCGGGAGATGTCCTCGGGGATGCCGCGCTCGCGGTGGTACGCGCGCACGTACGGCAGGGCCGCGACGAGGACGTACACGTGGAAGTAGCGGCCGAGCGGCCCCGACTCCAGCGGGAGCGGCAGGAGCCTCAGCCCCTTGCCGATCTTCCCCATGTCCCGCACGAGACCGTCGACGCACCGCCCGAGCAGCCAGGCCGCGCCCTCGTCGGCCGTCAGCGCGCGGCTCAGCGCGACCAGGTCGTTGACGTCCTCGTACGGCACGGCGAGGTCCCCCAGCACAGCCGGCAACTCGTCGGCGTCCGGCAGCCGCGCCTCCGCTCCCGGGGCGCTCTCGCTCTCCTCCAGGCCCTTCAGCCAGTCGGCGAGCCTCTCCTCCGCCCGTACCGCGTCCAGCAGCACCGTCGCCTCCCCCTCGCACCCATCGGTCCCCTGGAGAACGCTCGGGACGGAGAGTACGTTTCCGAGTAGGACGACCAGGAAGCGGCGATCCGATGCGTACCGGCAGTGAACCGACGACAGCGCGCAGTCCCCTGCGGATGCGGCTCTGGCTGAGCGTCTGGGGCCTGATCTGGGCGATCGCCGGAACAGTGGCCTTCGCTTTCGCCGGCCGCCCGGGCTGGGCCGCCGCCTGCGGGGTGCTGTGGCTGATCGTCACCGTCGACCTGACGATGATCCTGCGCCACATCCGCCAGGGCCCGCACTACCAGCCGGGCCGCGACGTCCCGCCGTACCAGCCGCCGAGGCACCACCATCCGTAGCGGCACGCGGCGCCCTTGTCCGTCAGGAGTCGAACCGTGCCGCTTCCAGGTACTGCGGGTTCGGGTCGAGGGCCGCGGCGAGCCGGAAGTGGCGTTTGGCCTGATCGTCGCGGGCCTGGCGCTGATAGGTGCGGGCGAGGGCGAAGTGCGCGAACGCGTTGTCCGGCTCGCGCTCCAGGACGATGGTGAACTCCAGCTCGGCGGGCCGCAGTTGGGCTGCGGCGAAGAAGGCGCGGGCGCGCAGCAGCCGGGCTGCCGTGTTCTCGGGGTGCTCGGCTATGACTCGGTCGAGCAGCTTCACCGCGCCCCGCGGGTCTCGCGCGGCGAGCAGCTGCTCGGCGGCGCGGAAGTCGATGACGTGCGTCTCCGGAGTGCGTCCGGTGGAACCGCTGATCTCGGGCACGGCTGAGTCCTTCCCTCGCTGCGACGGTTCAACGCCCCCCGAGCCCCCGCTATTCCTGCGCGTGTTCGGATCCCGCCCGGGCCGCGTGGGCCCGACGCACGAGGTCCGCCCATACCTCCCGGACCCGTCGCCGCAGGTCGTCCAGGGGTACGTCGTTGTCGATGACGATGTCCGCGATCTCCAGCCGCTTCTCGCGGGTCGCCTGGGCGGCCATGCGCGCGCGTGCGTCCTCTTCGGTCATGCCACGCAGCCGGACGAGGCGGTCGAGCTGGGTGTCGGGGGACGCGTCCACGACGACGACCAGGTCGTACAGCGGGGCGAGGCCGTTCTCGGTGAGCAGGGGGACGTCGTGGACGACGACGGAGTCCTCGGCGGCGGATTTCTCCAGCTCTCCGGAGCGGGCGCCCACCAGGGGGTGCACGATCGCGTTCAGCGCGGCGAGCTTCTCCGGGTCCGCGAACACGATGGAGCCCAGCTTGGGGCGGTCCAGGCCGCCGTCCGGCGCGAGCACGCCCTCGCCGAAGGTCTCGACGACCGCCGCGAGCCCGGGCGTGCCCGGTGCGACGACCTCGCGCGCGATGCGGTCCGCGTCGATCAGCACGGCGCCGCACTCCACGAGCAGCCGCGACACCTCGCTCTTGCCGGCGCCGATACCGCCGGTGAGACCCACTTTCAGCATGCCCGGCAGCTTAGGCCCTGCCGCTGACAGAGCTGTGGGAGACCCTGGTTTCCGAGCCTGTGACAGCTCGGAGAGCAAGGCCTCCCACAGCCCCGGAGACGACTCCGGAAGCGGGCTCGGGAGGGCTCAGCCCTCGCCTTCCCGCTCGGCCAGGAACTTC from the Streptomyces sp. NBC_00310 genome contains:
- a CDS encoding GntR family transcriptional regulator; protein product: MSSLAPEGAKIEPLGAVRERVLGTLRQDIIAGRLRPGDRLVERELADRFGVSRVPVREAIRALVAEGFVLFETPRRTVVRRLTPADVAELFELREALEVYAAGLAASRATPESLAELSALLDRAAEATRAGDAETITDVNTRFHDRILALAGNSLLISVMEPVDGRLRWLTRQNTEWPQLLTEHRELFDAIASGDPDRARAHALTHVRTNYRSTVRHLFGEDSAIGTYGEGGTGGGP
- the pip gene encoding prolyl aminopeptidase, whose product is MPLYPEIEPYDHGMLDVGDGNRVYWEVCGNPRGKPAVMLHGGPGSRANAWFRRLFDPEAYRIVLFDQRGCGRSTPSASAYETDMSVNTTDRLIADLELLRRHLGIVRWLVWGVSWGSALGLRYAQTHPESVTELVLTGVATGSDAEVALLTRGLGQFFPEAFERFLAELPEDERDGNLPAAYNRLLESPDAAVRARAARAWTDWETAIAAQPPRSVPRYEDPVFRYSFARTVTHYWGNGHFFGEGGDDGAVLRDASRLNGIPGTLVQGSLDPGNLLGIVWRLHHAWPGSELVLIDDVGHNAGAPDLAAALVEATDKYAKG
- a CDS encoding DoxX family protein, translating into MSETTAPVTSAPVTAVTTSAAGTKDTPRSKGARISLRALQIVLALFYAFASALPKLIAHPSAVESFDTLGWGSAGMYTIGALELAGAIGLLIPALAPVAAVSLGALMVGAFITQITAFDGEYAATPLILIVPLALIAWVRRQDVAGLRRWVRRGA
- a CDS encoding RNA-binding S4 domain-containing protein, producing MASERTEERTGGPETTQRGSDGSAAASAEAARPANGETVRIDSWVWSVRLVKTRSMAATACRGGHVRVNGERVKPAYAVRVGDEVRLRQAGGHERVVVVKRLIRKRVGAPVAAECYVDNSPPPPPREATAPAGIRDRGTGRPTKRDRRDLERLRGLAEAANAERHRREPG
- a CDS encoding acyltransferase domain-containing protein — encoded protein: MLLDAVRAEERLADWLKGLEESESAPGAEARLPDADELPAVLGDLAVPYEDVNDLVALSRALTADEGAAWLLGRCVDGLVRDMGKIGKGLRLLPLPLESGPLGRYFHVYVLVAALPYVRAYHRERGIPEDISRRTLADLGRGLVLHRRRYGVGGLMAPTWFSLHFHGELFQLGRLQYQRSRMGGREGVALAAAGLALRPGDPCLDLHIPDYAGPLSPEACDRSLASARAFFARHFPEESYTAGCCHSWLLDPQLKRYLPADSNIVRFQDRFRVARGNGEPEDDLPIRFVFGDPDLPVESLPRGTRLERAVADHLRAGGHWYSGHGWFPW
- a CDS encoding tetratricopeptide repeat protein is translated as MPEISGSTGRTPETHVIDFRAAEQLLAARDPRGAVKLLDRVIAEHPENTAARLLRARAFFAAAQLRPAELEFTIVLEREPDNAFAHFALARTYQRQARDDQAKRHFRLAAALDPNPQYLEAARFDS
- a CDS encoding DUF6343 family protein, whose amino-acid sequence is MRTGSEPTTARSPLRMRLWLSVWGLIWAIAGTVAFAFAGRPGWAAACGVLWLIVTVDLTMILRHIRQGPHYQPGRDVPPYQPPRHHHP
- a CDS encoding NCS1 family nucleobase:cation symporter-1 yields the protein MSLADSVEATGTTAFVPDPRLTNEDLAPAEKRNWKVFDLFALWMSDVHNLGNYTFAAGLLVLGMNVWQVFTSLLVGFVIIYIGMNWMGKIGQRHGVPFPVVSRISFGVWGANIPALIRAVIAIMWYGIQTYLASVAVNIMLLAAWPGLESWTHNSFLGLHQLGWITFVALWLVQALIISQGMESVRKFQDFCGPAIWLVMIALAVWILAKAGWTISLTSTPNPVSVGEQWRQWFGAIGLVLATYGTLMLNFCDFSRFAPDYRTVKRGNFWGLPINSTAFVVVSVIVTAGSIEVFGKAITDPAHLVAEIGNTWILVLGALTFAIATMGVNIVANFVSPAYDLANVWPQKITFKVGGMISTVAALVVTPWNLFSNPTVVQYFLGGLGAFLGPLFGVIMLDYFWVKRGRIDVDELFNAEPGSRYYYRKGVNPKALWAFLPAAAVSAVLALVTTFSAVAPYSWFIGTALAAGLYAVLCRDERAAVEPAAAEPAGAGGAVGSAAVEG
- a CDS encoding uracil-DNA glycosylase; the protein is MDGGSGGGGGGEATGLAALDARITGCRACPRLVEWREEVARTRRAAFADEEYWGRPVPGFGPPDAALLIVGLAPAAHGANRTGRMFTGDRSGDVLYAALHDVGLASRGTAVAVDDGLELYGVRITSPVHCAPPANKPTPEERNTCRPWLVRELELLRPTLRAVVVLGAFGWQAALPALTEAGWDVPRPRPVFGHGTHVPLDGLDLFGCFHVSQRNTFTGRLTPAMLREVLRTAGKSAGLGVTP
- a CDS encoding class I SAM-dependent methyltransferase, whose product is MSIQMREGYEGTGSGAITPDGCAVELYARLPVGDEPEVIAGVAPAGARMLELGSGVGRMTHPLIERGFTVTAVDESAEMLERVRGARTICAPIEELDLGEKFDVVLLASFLVHTGDAEVRRGMLATCLRHVADDGFVLIQREGEDYHTNVPRERVDPRGFTIRVASAEPVGDGVNSVFVEYFFPDGEWTQTFRARPLTKEQFEEALGEAGLRVDRYLTEDRVWVKVVPAG
- the coaE gene encoding dephospho-CoA kinase, encoding MLKVGLTGGIGAGKSEVSRLLVECGAVLIDADRIAREVVAPGTPGLAAVVETFGEGVLAPDGGLDRPKLGSIVFADPEKLAALNAIVHPLVGARSGELEKSAAEDSVVVHDVPLLTENGLAPLYDLVVVVDASPDTQLDRLVRLRGMTEEDARARMAAQATREKRLEIADIVIDNDVPLDDLRRRVREVWADLVRRAHAARAGSEHAQE